The Glycine soja cultivar W05 chromosome 6, ASM419377v2, whole genome shotgun sequence genome has a window encoding:
- the LOC114416415 gene encoding 60S ribosomal protein L27a-3-like, producing MTTRFKKNRKKRGHVSAGHGRIGKHRKHPGGRGNAGGMHHHRILFDKYHPGFFGKVGMRYFHKLRNKFYSPILNIDKLWSLVPQEVKDKASKENKAPLIDVTQFGYFKVLGKGVLPQNQPVVVKAKLISKIAEKKIKEAGGAVVLTA from the coding sequence atgaCAACACGCTTCAAGAAGAACAGGAAGAAGAGGGGCCACGTCAGCGCTGGCCACGGTCGAATCGGAAAGCACAGGAAGCACCCTGGAGGACGCGGTAACGCCGGAGGCATGCACCACCACAGGATCCTCTTCGACAAATACCACCCTGGGTTCTTCGGCAAGGTAGGAATGCGCTATTTTCACAAGCTTCGCAACAAATTCTACTCTCCGATCCTCAACATCGACAAGCTGTGGTCCCTGGTCCCGCAAGAAGTGAAGGACAAGGCCTCCAAGGAGAACAAGGCGCCGCTCATCGACGTCACGCAGTTCGGGTACTTTAAGGTTCTCGGAAAGGGCGTTTTGCCGCAGAACCAGCCCGTTGTGGTCAAGGCCAAGCTTATTTCCAAGATCGCTGAGAAGAAGATCAAAGAGGCTGGCGGCGCCGTTGTTCTCACCGCTTGA